taatattttttaaatgatcaTAGAAACATGTTAGTACACTTATAAGgttaaaggtaaaaaaaataaatattatatgctttGTATTCAAGACATTAGAAATATATCGTtctaagaaatttttcttttttcactattgtagataaaattatgaaatataaaaaaattttatagacatgaattttgtagattttccatacttttagataaaaaaatatttataaaatatttaatataaaatatgatacaatAAAGATTTCGAGATCGCAATGGAATccattcataaataaatattttttttcacaagaaaattagaatttcaatcatttatatttaaaaaatagattttttaagatactttcttttatattttaattttttagtgtaTTTATTGAGAAACAGCCTTCCCAGTAAAATTGCAAGGATTACCACTGACGTCGATCAGCCAAGTCGAGAGTTATTTGCAAAGTCGCCGTAGCGCAATTATTGACAATGCACCATCTCATACATCAACCGTCACAACGCCTAAATGTTACTAGTTagagtataaattaatactccCTTCATCTTGTTCTCCAGATCTGGCCCCATGTgatttctttctatttaaaCTTAAAGATCTGATTCggagagaagaaattttcatcGAATGAAAAAGTTATCATGGCTATCTACCTATAACGACTATTTTGTAGGCttcgagaaaattattttttcaaaagaatttaaaaaattataaatctgcTTGTTTGATTGAaactatattgaaaaataaaatcaaattttcagtTTCTTTTGGAAATAttcgaatttattattttctcaaaGCCTACAAAATAGTCGTTACAGGCACACAATGACATTAACTTCTTCATATAACAATAActtcatatttcttttaaattgattttgctaaaattccaatttttaaaaaatatttttttcacggtgtcctttattgtattatattctacatacactaatatttttcatatgcACTAtagtatttttcataattttttcaaatttttaaaggtgggcataatttttcatttctttatttttcatttatttaaaataaaaaaatggatttcttactattaatttttttcaccaaAATAAACCCTTTTATCTAAAAGTACGGgaaaaattctacaaaatacatgtctttaaaatttttttatatttaataattttatctacaattgtaaaaaaagaaaaaatttttttaacaattcccaatatcttaaatacaagtcatataatatttactttttttacctttaacgttatacaataaatgtactaacatgtttctataattattaaaaaaatatttagcagTTGATTTTTAGGTGGACCTTTGATTAGAATgtccatatatattatttcatcgaAAAACATGCAcacattcatatatatattatatatacatatgaccatttaacttataatacatttggaattgtaaaaatattctgaattTGAAAGGCAGTTTTGTGTACagtttaattacacatataaaCTGTTGcacgtatttattataataaaatttattataataaaaaaatacaaaaaaaataattttttgtatttttttacaatcaagttaaaagtttaagtttataatttataatgagtCAGTAACTTTTCGACAAATTATTAGATTCAAccaaaaattaagtttttcatcaattttaaaataactatattatattgaaaatattaaaattaaaaatatactaacttttttacatgttttactAAACTTTCCTCTTTAAAATGCGTCAAGGTAGATAATCATTAGGActatttgtttcaaagttatttctttcataaatGGAAGATATATGTTCTGGTCACGAAAGatgattaaagataaatatgactataaatattacatttactaCTTAATCCAAAAGTGACGCGTAAGTTTAActtagggtgcgttcggggagacgctattagcgctatcagtccatcttcattattcattaagagtagaacaaggataaactgatgctgatagcgctaatagcgtctccccgaacgcacccttaATGTTAGTAGGCGCGACCCAATAATTTCGACCAacatatgtttttatacatacatttattctaaatagataataactaataagaaaattctctaataatttaaagaaacaaaaatgttaatataaaaaataatcttattgttatgtcgcttttctttttttctcttttttcacttctttctcttacttttttctaaatctattTCGTTaagcttataaaatttattataccttttctttaacattttcaAATGATGATGGTGAAACAACTGAGAAGCATACAAGAAATACATCTGTTTGTGGATAACTTAATGGACGTAGACGATCATAATCTTCCTGacctaaaagaaatatttaaaaacttaaataaattatctatacTAACATGACCAtttctactttatttttatttatttataatacaacttgttatatatatcatgtaaaataatttgatataaaaagttgtacattATTGTGtactaataacaatatttaccAGCTGTATCAAATAATCCTAATGTATATGGCTCACCACCAATCATGACAGTAACTGCATAATTGTCAAACACTGTCGGAACATATTCCGATGGAAATTTATTCGTAGTATAAGAGATTAATAAACAAGTTTTACCAACTGCTCCATCTCCAACTACTACACATTTTATTGTCTGCATTTTAAGCTTTGCTAAATGCTGCCTGTAAAGAAAtcggaataataaaaatatttcgcatAACAgcttaattatatcaaaaatataattagtgaAAACagattgcaaaaatttattcataatcaattcttgattaaaaaatttaatattgcatttacaatattaaatgttaaatgagTGCAAACGTTTTGGGtttccaataaatattataaagataaattaaagctTTGTTTTCTATATCCAAAAGCAATTGATctgttaatatataattaaatgtataattaaataatcaatttttttctgttaaaatttatgaatttatattcACTAAATTGCGTACGTTGTCATTGTTAAGCAAAAGAATTCTAGGGCacagtttttctttaaaattgaaattacattaaatcatTGAGCGCTCActgattctttaatatgattaattcTTATCTTTAGTTATTCTAGTCGCAACTATATGGCAATGATTTGAAATTGCCATTGATGGTAGGCGTTTTTGTCCCTGTTTATATGTACacgtaataatttacaaatttttgagagaaacaaatattcaaaatagtgtaaaaacatttgtaataCATTCGGAGAGAATGCTGTACTAATTACAATCTgcgaaaaataacaatatcggTAGCTTGTACTAGTGTgcattgcaaattttttcaataccaTACATTCATCAATATCTTCTGTGAATTGGCATTAATTGCCATCTCTAATTCATTTGCCTATTCATTTGAAACTATAATTATGTTCTGGATATTCTATACATGTATTGCACGTATTGTATCCTAAATGAAAATCAGGACGTTACTAACTTTAAATGAGTAAGCATtcaatattatcatatataatcatacatTATTGTTCCTATGTGTATGTACATGAACCCTTtgctcatttttatttttatttacaaactcTATGacttattcaaatttatttaattttcttttctaaatgacaactaattattatcttttttaaatgaaatatgctATATTAACATATCGGTCAGtggaataaagaaatattagttacatttataaaaaaccacTAAACTTTTGCCCTTGTccaatataataacaaatatattacaatttatttagtttattttatactgtttatcaattttattttttgttctattttctataaatacatataaatcgATTTAAGGATCGACTTTTCCGTGTAGTATTTATACGACGTCAAAACCGAGAAATGacatgataaattatttactgtgttagttttattttttagttttcttttaaaaatataataatttcataatcttGACAcatgtgaaatataaaacaaacttGACTGAAGCATTTGTCCAATATGTCATGTAGAAGTGTAAGATACTGAAATAATAGTACATTTGGTAAATGCACAATAACAGAGTCTGCACTTAAATCTAAATGACAAAAATTCGTTccgtttgtaaaatattttttatgaataactttttaacagaTAATGAACGACGGCTAATATCTCTTAAAGATTTCGTAGAAGAATATATGTCAAGATCATCGGTGCGAGCTCTGTTACTTGCAAATTTACTGTACTTACATTGTTCGTTTCTGATATATAAACATCACACTGTGAGAAACCCAAGccttaatattacattttaataattaagtataattGAACATTTAGTTAAGAGGGTATTCTAGTCTagcaaaaaaatcgattttttctttttacatattttgtaagTATTTGGTATGTCTGCACAAAGATTTAGCCCAGATTGAaagaatttgcaaaattaacaaagttatagcACCTGATAAGTAATAATCTTTGACGCGCGTTCGACATGCGGCGCACAATAGAGCATTGTATCAGCATTTACATTTTGGGTAAGGTTcgaaaatcattatttttgaaaggtcttatatttgaaataaactttctaaaatacgattgattttaatacgcctgtaaaaaattatttctcgacTCAATGTGGCTTCAAATGTTGAAGCAAGCAAATGCAAACCaagttatttgttatttacatgcttaaaaatcttatatgctaattatgttaattttgaaaattatcaatGTGATAAAATGACTATTAGTCAGTAAATGGAGATATACATAAACTCCCAGCTTGTATCGCCCGTTCGGAATGGCGTTCAACTGACTTTGCTaggcacaaaaataaattgcagaGAGAAGAGAGTAGCTTTGAGACTTTTAGGGGCAGAAGGAAGATCCACTGTAAAGTCCTGAGTAAGTTGATTAATCATAAGTAATTATCTCCAcgtaatcaataaaaaacatactatttttttatttgctactccaaaagataaaattgattaattttatccattgattaattttatcctttttatcataaaaatatgttactttaaaaatctacatttacatataattacaatacatTTAAACAGTAGTTTCTtcgatattgaatattatctTTTGACATCTAAAtaccaaatattaaatacaaattcataacagaatataaataaaatctgatATCAATCCAGacaataaaattgtgtttttcaccagcaatttaaaagtaaaataccaGCATCAAAGTTATCTTGTagtatttgcaaaaataacattgtgtgattctataaattattatgataacagtacaaattttgaattaaacaaataaattcacATCACAACAAAACtgtcatattatataaagatattaatttgtcGATAAATGCAAACACAATTACAACTCTGATAGTAACATGTATTATGATTGCAACATTCCAACCATAGTACAGACACATTGTTATCTACAAAGTAATGAACATAATATcctttcattaaaaaaaaataaagaaaaattatattttataaaactatgaTGGTTACATTCACTAGCACACAAGAAACAACGCCAGTAAGAACTTTgagaattaatcaattaaacttaattatatGTGCAATAAAGTGCAGTGAACAGCAATCACAGATTATTATTGCGCGCAAACCTCTTTTATGTATGTGAATACGAAA
This sequence is a window from Monomorium pharaonis isolate MP-MQ-018 chromosome 3, ASM1337386v2, whole genome shotgun sequence. Protein-coding genes within it:
- the LOC118644791 gene encoding cdc42 homolog, which translates into the protein MQTIKCVVVGDGAVGKTCLLISYTTNKFPSEYVPTVFDNYAVTVMIGGEPYTLGLFDTAGQEDYDRLRPLSYPQTDVFLVCFSVVSPSSFENVKEKWVPEITHHCQKTPFLLVGTQIDLRDDGATIEKLAKNKQKAISGEQGEKLAKELKAVKYVECSALTQKGLKNVFDEAILAALEPPEPVRRRRCIIL